The Cryptosporangium aurantiacum DNA segment ATGTGCGCCAGCGGCAGGTAGCCGATCGTCGGTGCGTGCGCGGGCGTGTCCACCTGGAGCTCGATGGCGACGGCCTGGTGCAGGACGTTGCGGTGGCTCAGGACGACGCCCTTCGGATCGCCGGTGGTTCCGGACGTGTAGAGCAGCGTTACCGGGTGGTCCGGCGTGATGTGCTGCCAGCCCTCCTCGAACGCGGACGGGTCGTGGGCGAACCGGTCGGCGCCTGCCGCCTCGACCGTCGCGAGGTCGGTGAGGCGGGGATCGTCGAACGTGACGCCGGTCGGGTCCATCAGCACGATCGCGCGGACCTCCGGCAGGTCGCCGAGGACCGGCGACCACCGGGCCAGCTGCTCGGCGTTCTCGATGACGAGCACCGTGGCCTTGCTGTGGTCGGCGAGGTACTGCAACTGCGGGGTACTGAGCGTCGCGTAGGCGCTGCCGGGAACCGCTCCGACGTGGACCGCGGCGAGGTCGACCAGCCAGTGTTCGATCCGGCTGGATGCCGAGATCAGCAGCCGGTCACCGGAACGCAAGCCGAGGTCGGCCAGTCCGAGGCTGACCGCGGCGACACGTCGCCGGAGGTCGCCCCAGGTCAGGGTCGAGTCCTCGTCGCCCAGCATCGTGAGAGCGGGGCGGTCGGCGAATTCGGTCGCGTTGGAGCGGAGGAGGAGCGGAATCGTCAGTTCGGCGGTGGCCGCCGCACACTCGTCGGCGAGGGACATCCGGGTCTCCCTTCACCGGCCACGTAGGCCGGCGCTGGCCAGGGTGGGTTTGGGGCTGGCAGCACTGTAAACCACCGTTAACTTCCTGCGGGCAGGAACGTCCGGACCCAGCGCCGATACCGGGATGAAGGCACAGCGAACCGCAGACAGCGGTTAACTTCCGCGGTGAGGCAGAGCGCCGTCAGGCGCGGCGCATCGCTTCCAGGGCGAGCGACGCCACGAACGGACGGAACGCGTCCGGCGGCGCGGGGTCGGTCGCGCCACCCAGGTCGGTGACGACGTTGAGCGCCGCGTGCACCAGGATGCGCGCCTCGTTCGCGGTCAGCTCCGGCCGCACGCCGGTCAGCAGCCGCACCCACTCGTCGACCTGCAGACGCTGGATCCTGCGCAGCTCGTGCCGGTCGCGGTCGGGCAGGTTGTTGTTCTCGGCGAGGTAGACCGCGACCAGGTCCCGCTGGGTGAACGTCAGCTCGACGAAACCCTCGACCAGCCCGCGGAGCGCTTCCTCCTCGGTCGCCGCCACGTCCAGCGACACCGTGGTGCTCGCCGACACCTGGTCGGCTGCCCGGTGGTAGGCCGCCGCGAGCAGGTCCGCCTTGCTCGGGAAGTACCGGTAGAGGCTGGACGCGTGCAGGCCCGCGGCCCGGCCGATGTCCTCCATGCCGACCGCGTGGTACCCGTGCTGGTGGAACAGTCCGATCGCGGTGGCGAGCACGGCCTCCCGCCGGGAGGCGCTGCTCTGGGTGCTCTCCGCGGGGACGCCGGGGGAGTCGCCCTGCACCCGCACCATCGGCGTCCCGGCGGTCAGCAGCGCCCAGCCGGCGCGATGCAGCACGTCGATCGCGCGGGTCCGGGAGATCGGCGCCCGGTGCGTGGCCACGCTCGCGAGCGCGCTGAACGCCGCCCGGGTGAGCAGGCGGGCGTGCGGGCCGGACAACCCGGGGCGCAGCGCGGTCAGCGGCTCGGCCACCCGGCCGATCAGCGCGCCCAGCCCGTCCCGGAACTCCGCGCGGTGCTCGGCGTTCAGGTACCGGTTCTCCCACTGGTACAGCCCGCCGACCCGGCGCTGCTCGACGCTGAGCGTCGCCAGCGTGTCCAGCACCGTGTCCAGCTGCTCCCGCGGGTCGTCGGCGCCGGCCAGGGCCCGGTCGACCGCGCCGCCGATCGTGTTGGACAACTCGCGGGTCGCGTGGACGAGCATCGCGTACTTGTTCGGGAAGTGCCGGTAGATCGCCGGGCCGGTGATCCCCACCGCGCCGGCGATCTCGTCCACCCCGACGCCGTGGTAGCCGCGCGCGCAGAACAGCTCGGCCGCCGCCAGTGCGATCTGGGCCTTCCGGTTCTTCGGACGCTTGGTTGGCGTCGGCAGGGCCGCGTCCGTGTCGTCCTCCGGTGGTCGCGCTGGTCGGTACGGTCAATACTGCCGGACGCACCGCTGCATCGGTGTCCGGCCGCACTGAACGTACCCGGCGCCCGTCGGTGTCGGCGACCGACCGTGCCCACATCCGATGTCGTGCCATCAGACCAGCGGCACGCCGCGCCGGATCCGGCGCTTGACGTCCCAGAGCAGGAAGTTGAAGGGGAAGATGCGCAGGGCCTCGGGCTGCCTGCGCGACAGCGCACCGACCGTGCGCAGCAGCCGGTCGAAGCGCCGCTGGCGGCGCTCGTCCCACGGCAGCTTCATCTCGTCCCGGAACACCGGCGGCAGGAACCCGGTGGTCACGAACGTGTTGAGCGGCCCGAACACCGAGCTGACCAGGCGCGGCCGGTACGTCAGCCGGACGACGTGCAGGAGGTGCTCGCGCACCGTGTCGTCGATGTGGACCTCGGCCATCTCGGCGTCCCAGTACTCCTGGAACGCGGCCCGGTCGGCCGGCCACATCGACTCCCGGACCTGCAGCGTGGTGCCGAGCGCGTGCGAGCAGCGGTAGATCTCCGCGGCTTCCTCCGGGGTGAGGACGCCGCCGAGCGCGGCGTAGACGTCCTCGAACCCGCGGTAGAGGCAGGCGGCGACCCATAACTGCAGCTTCGGGTCCATCGCGCTGTACTTGACCGGGCTCTCGGGCGTCGAGTGCACCTGCCGGTGGGCGACGTTCACCGCCTCCCGGTAGGCCTTCTTGGTCTCGTCGTCGCCGAGCATGGCGACGGCCAGGTACGAGAGCGTCGTCCGGGCGCGCTTGACCGGGTGGTCGAAGAGCCGGCCGCTCTCCACCCGGCTCTCCACGACGCCGTACCCGACGCCGGGGCGGGCGAGCTGCATGATCACGTTCGCGCCGGCCGCCAGTAATCCGGCGCCGTGCACGATCCGGCGCAGGTCGATTTCCGTCGTCTGCTCGGTGGACGTCATCGTTCCTCCTCGATCCCGGGGGACCATCTGACAACGTATGTTCTCAGATATGGTGACAGGGATGTCAAGATGGCGCCATGGGAAGCGGGCGGACGTACGGCGGGGTCGCAGGCACGGAACGGGCGGCCGAGCGTCGTGCGCAGCTGCTCGAGGCCGGTCTCGACCTGCTCGGCGCGCCGGACGGGCCGGGGGAGGTCACGGTCCGCGGGGTGTGCCGGGCCGCCGGGCTGACCGCCCGGTACTTCTACGAGAGCTTCGCCGACCGGGACGCGCTGATGGTCGCGGTATACGACCACGTGGTCGCCGAGCTGGGCGCGGAAATGCTCGCCGCGGTCGAGGCCTCGCCGCACGCCGCGGCTCCGCGTACCCGGGCCGGTCTCGCGGTCCTGGTGCGCAGCATCGCCGAGGACCCCCGCCGGGGCCGGCTGCTGTTCTCCCGCTCGGTGGGCGCCAGCCCGGTGGTGGCGGCGCGGCGGGCCGAGTCGACACGCTGGTTCGTGGACCTGATGGCGGCGCAGGTGCGGGAGTTCTACCGGATCGAACGCACGCCGCGGGTGGACGTCGCCGCCGAGCTGCTGGTCGGCGGCGTCGCGCAGATCCTCACGTCCTGGCTGGACGGTGTGCTTTTGCTGACCGCCGACGAGCTCGTCGACCACTGCGCGGAGCTGTTCCTCGCCGTCGCCGGCGAGCGCACCGGCGCGTGATCTCTGGGGTCAGTAGCGGCTGCCTGCCGGGGCGGGGAGGGCGTCGAGCGTCGCCAGATCCTCCGCGCTCAGCCGGAGCGCGGCAGCGGCCGCGTTCTCCTCCAGCCGGGCGATCCGCCGGGTGCCGGGGATCGGCACCACGTGCTCGCCCTGCGCCAGCACCCAGGCGAGCGCGACCTGCGCGGCGGTCGCCTCGTAACGGGCGGCGATCGCCTCCACCGCGTCCACGATCGCCAGGTTGGCCCGGAAGTTCTCCGGCTGGAACCGCGGGTTGCCGGACCGGAAGTCGTCCGCGCCGAAGGTCGCCTCGCGGAACGCCCCGGTGAGGAACCCGCGGCCGAGCGGCGCGAACGGCACGAACCCGACGCCGTTCCGGGCGCACCACGGCAGGGTGGTGTCCAGGTGGTCGCGGGTCCAGAGCGAGAGCTCGGACTGCACCGCGCCGATCGGGTGCACGGCCGCGGCCCGGTCGAGCTGCTCGACGCTGAACTCCGAGACGCCGATCGCGCGGATCTTCCCGGCGCGCACCCCCTCGGCCAGCGCGCCGATGCTGTCCTCGACCGGGATCTGCGGGTCGGGCCGGTGCAGGTAGTAGAGGTCGATGTGGTCGACCGCGAGGCGCCGCAGCGAGCCGTCGATCGCCTGCCGCAGGTGGTCCGGCGACCCGTCCGGCGAGGGCATCCGGGTCGGGTCGGGTGTTCCGTCGGCCCGGAGGCGCTCGATCAGCCCGCCCTTGGTGGCCAGCGTGATCTCGTCCCGCCGCCCGGTCAGCGCCTTGCCGACCAGCTCCTCGTTGGTGAACGGGCCGTAGACATCGGACGTGTCCAGCAGCGTCACCCCGAGCGTGGCCGCGCGCCCGATCACCGCGCCGGGGTCGTCGGAGCGGGAATCCGTGCCGTAGGCCCAGGTCATGCCCATGCAGCCCAGCCCGATCGCGCCGACGGCCGGTCCGTCCGCCCACAGCCGTCGCGTCTCGATCCGCTCGCTCACAGCTACCTCCAGAGAAAGACGCCCAGGCCAACGTTAGCCCTCCTCCAGCGACCTGATCAGGTCGGTGACGCTGCGTAGCCACCCGCGGACGCCGTCGCTCCACTTCGGGTCTCCGAGCAGCGCGAGCGACTCGCCACCGAGAAACGCCATCGCGACGAGACCCGCCACCTGATCGGCGGTGAACGGACCGAGTGACCCGAAACGCCGCTCGGCTTCGCGGGCGACCTCGCCGAGCACGTCGTACCAGCCTTGGAGCACCGTGAGGACCTGCGCGGCGAGCGTCTCGTCGGACCAGCCGGCGGCGATCATCTCCTGCAGGACGCGGACGTAGCCGGACGCGAGGTCGTCGTCGAGGTAGTCGCAGGCCTGCTCGTAGCGCTTCCAGAGCGGTGCCTCGGTGCCGTACATCCGGCGCTGGCGCTCCAGCAGCGTCTGGTTCTCGCGTTCGAGCAGCGCCAGGACCAGCGCTTTCCGGGTACCGAAGTGGTAGTGGATCTGGCTGAGCGGAACGCCGGCCGCCTCCGCCACGCGTCGGGTGGAGAAGCCGCTGTACCCGTCGGCGAGCAGGCAGCCGCGGGCGGCGGTGAGGATCCGATCAGGGGTGGTAGGGGTCACGACGCTCCGTGATTGAGGGGCTCGGGTGTCGGGTGGATGACAGTGCTTGTTCGGTCGATCGACCGAACCCTACCATCGGGTGTCGTTCGGTCGATCGACCGAACGACACCCATTCCGGAGGTCCCGATGGTCCGTCGCGTACTCGTCGCCGGTTACGGCGCTGCCGCCTATGTGTTCTTCCTGGTCACGTTCCTCTACACGATCGGCTTCCTGGCCGGGGTCGGTGTTCCGAAGGACGTCGACGACGGGCCTTCCGGCCCGGCCTGGCTCGCGCTCCTGGTCGACACCGGGTTGCTGACGCTCTTCGCCGTGCAGCACAGCGTGATGGCGCGCCCCTGGTTCAAGCGCTGGTGGACGCGCTGGGTCGCGCCGCCGATCGAGCGCAGCACGTACGTCCTGGCCGCGACCCTGGCCGTGGCCGCGCTGCTCTGGCTGTGGCGCCCGCTGCCCGAGACGATCTGGTCGGTGCCCGACGGCTGGCTGCGCTGGCTGTTCTGGGCCGGTCACCTCGCGGGCTGGGGGCTGCTGCTGCTCTCCACGTTCCAGATCGGGCACTTCGACCTGTTCGGACTCCGTCAGGTGCTGGCCCGGCTGCAGCGCCGCCAGTACACCGAACCGGGTTTCGCGCAGCCGTTCCTCTACCGGCTGGTGCGGCACCCGCTGATGCTCGGCTTCCTGATCGCGTTCTGGATCACGCCGGACATGAGCGTCGGCCGGCTGTACTTCGCGGTGGTGGCCAGCGCGTACATCGTCGTCGCGGTGCGGTTCGAGGAGCACGACCTGGTCGGGCAGCTCGGCGACGACTACCGCCGGTACCAGCGTGACGTCCCGCGCTTCGTGCCGCGGGTCTCGTCCGCGGCTGACCGGCGGCGCCCGGCCAGAGTGGAATCGCGGTGAAGGCACGCACCGCCGACGCCGAAGGGTACGTCGAGGTCGGCGGCGTCAAGATCCACTACGAGGTCGCCGGCTCCGGCGGACCGACGATCCTGCTGCTGCCGACCTGGACGATCATCCACAAGCAGTTCTGGAAGCTGCAGGTCGCCTACCTCGCCAGGCACCACCGCGTGGTGACCTACGACGGGCCGGGCAACGGCGCCTCCGACCGGCCCGCGGAACCGGCCGCGTACGACCAGGCGGCACAGGTGGCCTACGCGCTGGCGGTACTCGACGCCACGCACACCGACCGGGCCGTGGTCGTCTCGCTGTCCCGGGCCGCCAACTGGGCGCTGGAACTGGCCGCCGTGCACCCGGCGCGCGTGCTCGGCGCCGTGTTCATCGGTCCGGCCGTCGCGCTCGGCGGACGCCACCCCGCCCGCGACGCCGCCCTCCGCCGGTTCGACGCACCACCGCCCGACCTCGCACCCTCGGCGGTGCCGCACCTGGGCCGCGACCCCGGCGAGCACTGGGCGAAGTACAACCGGACCTACTGGCAGGAGCACTACGACGACTTCCTCTGGTTCTTCTTCGGCCAATGCCTGCCCGAGGGCCGCTCCACCAAACCGATCGAGGACGCGGTGTGCTGGGGACGCGAGACGACGGCGGCCGTGCTCAGCGTCGAAGCGAATGCGATCCGTCCCGGTCGCACCACCATCGAGGGGTGGTGCGCCCAGGTATCCGTCCCGACGCTGGTCGTCCACGGCGAGGAGGACCGGGTGATCCCCGCGCGGGTCGGGGAACGCCTGGCCGACCTGCTCGGCGCCGAGTACGTCCCGATCGTGGGCGGTGGTCACCTGCCGCTCGTCCGCGACCCGGTGCGGAT contains these protein-coding regions:
- a CDS encoding oxygenase MpaB family protein, which encodes MTSTEQTTEIDLRRIVHGAGLLAAGANVIMQLARPGVGYGVVESRVESGRLFDHPVKRARTTLSYLAVAMLGDDETKKAYREAVNVAHRQVHSTPESPVKYSAMDPKLQLWVAACLYRGFEDVYAALGGVLTPEEAAEIYRCSHALGTTLQVRESMWPADRAAFQEYWDAEMAEVHIDDTVREHLLHVVRLTYRPRLVSSVFGPLNTFVTTGFLPPVFRDEMKLPWDERRQRRFDRLLRTVGALSRRQPEALRIFPFNFLLWDVKRRIRRGVPLV
- the mddA gene encoding methanethiol S-methyltransferase; translation: MVRRVLVAGYGAAAYVFFLVTFLYTIGFLAGVGVPKDVDDGPSGPAWLALLVDTGLLTLFAVQHSVMARPWFKRWWTRWVAPPIERSTYVLAATLAVAALLWLWRPLPETIWSVPDGWLRWLFWAGHLAGWGLLLLSTFQIGHFDLFGLRQVLARLQRRQYTEPGFAQPFLYRLVRHPLMLGFLIAFWITPDMSVGRLYFAVVASAYIVVAVRFEEHDLVGQLGDDYRRYQRDVPRFVPRVSSAADRRRPARVESR
- a CDS encoding TetR/AcrR family transcriptional regulator → MGSGRTYGGVAGTERAAERRAQLLEAGLDLLGAPDGPGEVTVRGVCRAAGLTARYFYESFADRDALMVAVYDHVVAELGAEMLAAVEASPHAAAPRTRAGLAVLVRSIAEDPRRGRLLFSRSVGASPVVAARRAESTRWFVDLMAAQVREFYRIERTPRVDVAAELLVGGVAQILTSWLDGVLLLTADELVDHCAELFLAVAGERTGA
- a CDS encoding TetR/AcrR family transcriptional regulator; translated protein: MTPTTPDRILTAARGCLLADGYSGFSTRRVAEAAGVPLSQIHYHFGTRKALVLALLERENQTLLERQRRMYGTEAPLWKRYEQACDYLDDDLASGYVRVLQEMIAAGWSDETLAAQVLTVLQGWYDVLGEVAREAERRFGSLGPFTADQVAGLVAMAFLGGESLALLGDPKWSDGVRGWLRSVTDLIRSLEEG
- a CDS encoding TetR family transcriptional regulator, with product MPTPTKRPKNRKAQIALAAAELFCARGYHGVGVDEIAGAVGITGPAIYRHFPNKYAMLVHATRELSNTIGGAVDRALAGADDPREQLDTVLDTLATLSVEQRRVGGLYQWENRYLNAEHRAEFRDGLGALIGRVAEPLTALRPGLSGPHARLLTRAAFSALASVATHRAPISRTRAIDVLHRAGWALLTAGTPMVRVQGDSPGVPAESTQSSASRREAVLATAIGLFHQHGYHAVGMEDIGRAAGLHASSLYRYFPSKADLLAAAYHRAADQVSASTTVSLDVAATEEEALRGLVEGFVELTFTQRDLVAVYLAENNNLPDRDRHELRRIQRLQVDEWVRLLTGVRPELTANEARILVHAALNVVTDLGGATDPAPPDAFRPFVASLALEAMRRA
- a CDS encoding aldo/keto reductase, which translates into the protein MGMTWAYGTDSRSDDPGAVIGRAATLGVTLLDTSDVYGPFTNEELVGKALTGRRDEITLATKGGLIERLRADGTPDPTRMPSPDGSPDHLRQAIDGSLRRLAVDHIDLYYLHRPDPQIPVEDSIGALAEGVRAGKIRAIGVSEFSVEQLDRAAAVHPIGAVQSELSLWTRDHLDTTLPWCARNGVGFVPFAPLGRGFLTGAFREATFGADDFRSGNPRFQPENFRANLAIVDAVEAIAARYEATAAQVALAWVLAQGEHVVPIPGTRRIARLEENAAAAALRLSAEDLATLDALPAPAGSRY